The segment AGTAACGCAGCGGTCCTTGGGCGACTATCACCTCCTCCGTGAAGTCGGTCGGGGCGGGATGGGCGTGGTGTACGAAGCCGAGCAGATCTCGCTCTCGCGGCGCGTGGCGCTGAAGATTTTGCCGTTCGCCGCCGTGCTCGATCCGAGGCACTTGCAGCGGTTCAAGAACGAGGCGATGGCGGCGGCGCACTTGGATCATCCAAACATCGTCGAGGTCTACGGCATCGGCTGCGAGCGGAGCATTCATTTTTATGCGATGCGATTCATCGAAGGCGTGACGCTGGCGGACGTGGTCGAGGCGAAGCGGCGCAGCCTGGCCGGGAATGTCGAAGAACGAAATCCGCAGGTCACATCAAATTCCAATGACGAAGCTCAAACGGAAGTCTTTTCGAATTCCTCCGACGCATCACTCAGCACTCCGCACGCAGCACTCGCCGCCGAGACGTCTCCCGTCCTGCAAGCCGCGCTCAGCACCGTCAACAGCATTACGCCGAAGGAACGCTTTCGCCGCATCGCTGAGATTGGCATTCAGGCTGCC is part of the Planctomycetia bacterium genome and harbors:
- a CDS encoding protein kinase is translated as MTSQPIDTPVQPMRDSDLTAVLDNYLTALRRGEHPSKETLLRDHPHLAAELSGCLQTLDMLQACANFDVDVSDGDRDSVTQRSLGDYHLLREVGRGGMGVVYEAEQISLSRRVALKILPFAAVLDPRHLQRFKNEAMAAAHLDHPNIVEVYGIGCERSIHFYAMRFIEGVTLADVVEAKRRSLAGNVEERNPQVTSNSNDEAQTEVFSNSSDASLSTPHAALAAETSPVLQAALSTVNSITPKERFRRIAEIGIQAA